The window TAGGAAATGCTATTGGGGGACATAATGGAGTGGTTATTGCTCTTATTATGGCTGGAATAATGAATTTTATCTCTTATTGGTTCAGTGATAAAATCGTTTTATCTATGTATGGAGCTCAACCTGTAGATAAAGATACTCATCTATATCAGCTTGTAGAAAAATTAGCTAAAACTTCGAATCTTCCTATGCCAAAGGTATATATTATAAATGAGCAACAGCCTAATGCCTTTGCAACTGGAAGAAATCCTAAAAACGCTGCTGTAGCTGTAACTAGAGGACTTATGGAATTAGTTGATGATTATGAGCTATCAGGAGTAATTGGACATGAATTAGGACACGTTCATAATAGAGATATACTAATTAGTACTGTAGCTGCCACAATGGCTGGAGCTATTGCTTTCCTTGCTAATATGGCTAAATGGGCTGCTATATTTGGAGGAAGCAATAGAGATGACGAAGATGGAGGAAGTAATCCTATTGCTCTAATAGGTATTGCTATATTTGCTCCAATAGCTGCTATGTTAGTACAAATGGCTATCTCTAGAACTAGAGAGTACAAGGCTGATAGATTTGGAGCAAAGGTTAGTGGAAATCCTCAATATCTTGCTAATGCTTTGAGAAAATTAGATATGTACAGTAAAAGAATTCCCATGTATAATGCTGCTCCAGCTACAGAGAATATGTTTATTGTAAGTCCTCTTGCTGGAAGTAAGATGGCTAATTTATTCAGTACGCATCCATCTACTGAAGATAGAATTAGAAAATT is drawn from Candidatus Fusobacterium pullicola and contains these coding sequences:
- the htpX gene encoding zinc metalloprotease HtpX, whose protein sequence is MNTLKTFFLMGILTFILLVIGNAIGGHNGVVIALIMAGIMNFISYWFSDKIVLSMYGAQPVDKDTHLYQLVEKLAKTSNLPMPKVYIINEQQPNAFATGRNPKNAAVAVTRGLMELVDDYELSGVIGHELGHVHNRDILISTVAATMAGAIAFLANMAKWAAIFGGSNRDDEDGGSNPIALIGIAIFAPIAAMLVQMAISRTREYKADRFGAKVSGNPQYLANALRKLDMYSKRIPMYNAAPATENMFIVSPLAGSKMANLFSTHPSTEDRIRKLEEMKYE